The DNA window CTCGTTGACGCTCATCAGGCTGTCCTCGTGCTCGATGGAGAGTGCCCCGTCGTAGCCGATGACGCGCAGCGTCGAGACGAAGTCGCGCCAGAACGTCTCGCCGTGGCCGTAGCCGATCGTCCGGAAGATCCACGACCGCTCGTTCTCGTTGCCATAGTGCATCGTGTCCAGGACGCCTTTGAAGGCCGTGTTGGGGCCGTCGATGCGGCAGTCCTTCATGTGGACGTGGAAGACGCCCTTGCCGATGGCCTTGAGGCTCACGAGCGGGTCCATCCCCTGCCAAAAGAGGTGGCTGGGGTCGAAGTTGGCGCCGATGTTCGGGCCGCATTCCTTGCGGATCCGCAGCATCGACTCGGTGTTGTAAACGCAGAAGCCGGGGTGCATCTCGAAGGCGATGCGGACGCCGTGGTCCTTGGCCAGCGCCGCTTCCTTCTTCCAGAAGGGGATGAGTTTCTCCTCCCACTGCCACTTGACAGCGTCGGAGAAGTCCGGCGGCCAGGGGCAGGTGATCCAGTTCGGCACGGTGTCTTTCGGCCCGCCGCCCGGGCAGCCCGAGAAGCCGATGACCGTCTTCACGCCCAGGACCTCGGCCAGTTTGAACGCCTTGTGCATCACCTCGATGTCCTTCCTGGCGAAGCCCGGGTCCGGGTGCAGCGGGTTCCCGTGGCAGGAGAGGGCCGAGATCTCCAGGCCCCTTCCGGTGATCTTCTTCTTCCACTCGGCGGCCTTGTCTTTCGACGCCAGCAGTTCATCGACCGGGCAATGGGGGCTCCCGGGATAATTGCCGACGCCGATCTCGACCGTCTCCAGGCCGCTCTTGCGGACGTAGTCGAGGGCCTTCTCGAACGGCTGCCCGCCGAACAGCGCCATAAACACACCGAGTTTCATGCTTCGCTCCTTTTCGCTGCTTCGCCCTTTGTTTGTGAAGCGCTCGCCTTCCGGCTTCGCCCTTCGGGCTACGCCGTGACAAGTCGGCTCGCGGCTAAACGTTCGCGCTACATCTTCACCTTCTTCGATCCGTTCTTCGCGCTCCGGACGGCCGCCTCGATGAACTTCATGTGCATCACGCCGTCGTGCACGTTCGCGTACTTCGACCCGTCCGAGGAGAACGCTTTGCCTTCGTTGTACAGCCGGACGTCCGCCTCAAAACTCCGATGCAGCCGCGCGTACGCGTCGTGGAACGCCTCCACGTGCCCCGAGGGGATGGTCGGCTCCGTGCCGACCCACTCCGGCAACTTGCCGAGGAACGAATCGCTCCCCTTCACCTCCCCGCGCCAGTAATCGCGGTCCGGTTCGCCCGGCAGGCGGATGGTCACCCGCTCGGCATCCTCCTGGCGCCACACCAGGCTCCCCTTTTCGCCGTTCACTTCGATTCCGAGGTCGTTCTTGTGGCCGATGGCGATCTGGCTGGCCCGCACGAGCGCCCGCCCGCCGTTCGACAGTTCGCAGTACGTCGTGAAGTGGTCGTCCAACTGGCGCCCCTTGAGGTACGTTTCGATCATCCCCCGGACGCTCGTCACCTCGAGGCCCGTGACGAACCTCAGTTGCATGAAGGCGTGGGTGCCGATGTCGCCGCCGCAGCAACTCGCCCCCGCCATCTTCGGGTCCGTCCGCCACGACGCCTGCATCTGGCCCGTCGTCTCCAGCCGCGTCGCCAGCCAGCCCTGCAGGTAGTACGCGTCCGCCCACCGCACCTCGCCCAGTTTCCCGCTCGTCACGATCCACCGCGTCCCCGCCTTCACCAGTTTCATCGCCGGGTCGAAATGGACGAAGTTCGGCGTCACGATCACGGCATAGTCGATCCGCTCACCCGTCGGCAGCCGCGACTGGTCCTCGATCATCGCGTCGTACGTCGGGTAGCCCCGGATCGGATACGCCCACTTGGCCGCCTCCGCCATTGCCACCTTCGGGTCCTGGTGCAGGGCCGCGCACACCACGCGCCGCGTCCCATCGAAGTGGATCGCCTTCTGGTGCGGATTGACGATGAACGCTCCGCCCCCGCCGCCGACCAGCCCCACCTTCAGCACTCGCTTCGACATCGCTTGCGCCTCCTTCCACTCGAGTTCTTCCGCTCCCGGCTCCGACCGGGGACGCTACATGCTAATCGCGCGCCCCCGCGATTCAAGCAAATAATCGCCCCTCAGCCGACCTCCTCGCCGCCGACGATCTGGACCTCGTCGCTCTTCTCCAGGTGCCGACGGTCCAACCGGTACCGCATCCCCTCCGGCACCTCCACCCGCACCCGCCGACGCCCGCGCGACGCCCCGATCGCCACCCGGACCCGCCCCTTCGGCGTCCACACGCTCCCGCTTATCTTTACGAGACCGCCCGGCATCGGCGCGAGTCGGGCCGGCTCAAAACCGGGTTCCTCCGGATGGACGCCCAGGATCCACCGGGCCAGGAGCGCCTCCGGATACGCACCCCACCCATGGCAACCGGCCGGCGCGAGCCGACGACCGTGCGGCCCGAAGTCGCCCTCCGCGGCCGCCTCCCTCGCGCGCGGCGCGCCCGCCCGAAACATTTCCGGCACGGCCGCCAGACGCGCCTCGGCCATCGCGCCCCAGTAACCGCGGACCATCGCCAGCGCCCGATTCACCTCGCCCCGCTCCAGAAGCGCCTCAAGCGCGAACCGCTTCGCGTAGGGGTTCTCAAAAGCGCCCCAGTCGGCCGCCTCCGTCTCACCGTCCCACAAGTTCTCCAAAATCCGCGCCGCCCGCCGGGAATCCGCCAGCCTGCCGTAGAGCGCGTAATAGTTCGTCGCCGCCCCTCCCGACTCCGAAAGGTTCTCGAATAGCCTCGCGTCCACGAATCGGCCCCGACGGCCGTCCCAGAGCCGGTCGCGCGCGGTCTCGCGGATCATTTCGGCCTCGTCGCCGAGCCTCGCGGCCGTCGCCTCGCGCCCGAGCCAGCGCGCCACGCACGACGCCGCCTCCAGCGCCCGCACGTACAGTGCCTGCCACGCCGTCACCTCCCCGCGCTTGTCCATCGGCGAAAGGTCCAGCATCAGCCACCAGCCCTCGCGGTCCGGCTTGTTCTCCAGAAGTCCCGACGGCCCCCGGAATCCGGCGGTCCAGTCCAGGCACCGCTCCGCCGCCGGAAGCAGTTCCTCCGCCAGCCGACGGTTTCCCGTCCACGCGACCTCGTCCGCCAGCCAGACGACCCACAAAAGGTTCCAGTCGGGAATCGCGTGCCGCGTCCCCGCCGGCACGAGCGCGCGGAAGAACCCTTCCTCGCCCTGGTCGGCAGCGAACGCTCGCAGAGCCGCCTCGCCGAGGTCCGTCCGCCCCAGGGCGATCCGCTCGATCTCGCCCAACAGGTACGCCGACGCGACGCTCTGCTCCGCCTCGCGCCCCGGCGACCCCTCGAGCGTCTGCTGGAAACACGCCCGCGCCGTCCGCCGGCAAAGCGCCCACACCCGCTCGAGCCGGCGGTCGGCCGTCTTCAGAATCGCCGGCTCGGCCTCCAGCGCGCTCGTCGCCTCCACCGCAAGGCGCCGCACCTCGATGGGGGCGTCGCCGCTCCGGCACACGAGTTCCAGGCACCGCAGCGCCCGCCGGTTGACGAAACGCACCTCCTGCCACCCGCCCCGCAGAACCAGCCGGTCCGCGCGCCGCATCCCCCCCGCCGCCACGTCCGTCCCGCCGACGCCTTCGGACCACGCCAGGTCCAGGATCGCCCCCGCCTGGCCGCGAACCTCCATCGCGACGCGGCCGACGACCTCCCGCCCGAAATCGTATCGTACGTACGACCCGTCCGGCAGGACGAGCGGCCCCTTGCCCTTCGGCCGCGCCAGAAGCGCACGGGCCTGCCTGGCGGCCTTGCGGCTCGGCGACCGCTTCTCCAGCGCCACGAGAAACGCCGGATCCGGAAACGTCCGCGCGTTCGGCGCCAGCGTCTCCGGAATCCCGTTCCGCGAGCACGGGCACAACTCCTCCGTCACGATGAACCAGTGCGACCGGTCGCCCCGCCGGCGGTCCGGCGAAAACTCCACCTTCATCGGCCGGCCCGTCCGCGGGTTCTCGAACGCCAACGCGAACCCCCACGCCGACTCCGGACCGTACAGCACCACGCCCAGAGAGTTCCACCCCCCCTCCAGGTCCACCTCGACCGGCCGCACGCGGCGTCCCTGGCCCCGATGGATGCCCGTCCCCGGAAAGTCGTCGTGCTCCTCTTCGCCCAGCCAGTGGACGAACGCCTCGTCGTATCCCTGCCGCAGCGCTTGCCGGTTGTTCACGTACACGGCGGCGGCCTCGTCGCAGTCGAACAGCAGGCGCGCCCGCTTCCGCCCGGCCGAGTACACGAACGTCGCCGCGTAGAACTCCCCTGCCGCCCCCGTCAGAATGTTGAACTCAAACGGTATCGCCGTCACGCCGGGCTTCATCCGCAGCCGCCCCACCGACTGGACCCGCGCCGGCCGGACTTCCTCCTCGAAGAGCCGCGGCCCCTTTCGCTCGACCGGCGCGGGACGCCCCGACCCCGCCAATCGCATCGGCACCTCGTCCGCCCGCCGCCAACGCCGGTCGTCGAACGCCGCCTCCGTCCACCCCGCCGGCTCGAGCCGCGTGTCACGCACCTCCGCAAAGCCCGTCGTCCAGTGCACACGCGGGGCCCGCCCGTTGAAGTCCTCCGCCGGCTCGAAGCGCCACCGCCGGTCCGTCGCCACCGTCACCCGCG is part of the Planctomycetota bacterium genome and encodes:
- a CDS encoding alpha-L-rhamnosidase N-terminal domain-containing protein, which codes for MAGRKDKPRWIWTARGQHAVDGYLRARRAFILRSQPVEARLEVTAFSEYVLYVNGRQVGRGPAPSGFASPQSDVYTETDLPLRRGRNVVAVLAHNYHMGLARLPRTPAGLWFRLQVKCATGARVTVATDRRWRFEPAEDFNGRAPRVHWTTGFAEVRDTRLEPAGWTEAAFDDRRWRRADEVPMRLAGSGRPAPVERKGPRLFEEEVRPARVQSVGRLRMKPGVTAIPFEFNILTGAAGEFYAATFVYSAGRKRARLLFDCDEAAAVYVNNRQALRQGYDEAFVHWLGEEEHDDFPGTGIHRGQGRRVRPVEVDLEGGWNSLGVVLYGPESAWGFALAFENPRTGRPMKVEFSPDRRRGDRSHWFIVTEELCPCSRNGIPETLAPNARTFPDPAFLVALEKRSPSRKAARQARALLARPKGKGPLVLPDGSYVRYDFGREVVGRVAMEVRGQAGAILDLAWSEGVGGTDVAAGGMRRADRLVLRGGWQEVRFVNRRALRCLELVCRSGDAPIEVRRLAVEATSALEAEPAILKTADRRLERVWALCRRTARACFQQTLEGSPGREAEQSVASAYLLGEIERIALGRTDLGEAALRAFAADQGEEGFFRALVPAGTRHAIPDWNLLWVVWLADEVAWTGNRRLAEELLPAAERCLDWTAGFRGPSGLLENKPDREGWWLMLDLSPMDKRGEVTAWQALYVRALEAASCVARWLGREATAARLGDEAEMIRETARDRLWDGRRGRFVDARLFENLSESGGAATNYYALYGRLADSRRAARILENLWDGETEAADWGAFENPYAKRFALEALLERGEVNRALAMVRGYWGAMAEARLAAVPEMFRAGAPRAREAAAEGDFGPHGRRLAPAGCHGWGAYPEALLARWILGVHPEEPGFEPARLAPMPGGLVKISGSVWTPKGRVRVAIGASRGRRRVRVEVPEGMRYRLDRRHLEKSDEVQIVGGEEVG
- a CDS encoding Gfo/Idh/MocA family oxidoreductase, producing the protein MSKRVLKVGLVGGGGGAFIVNPHQKAIHFDGTRRVVCAALHQDPKVAMAEAAKWAYPIRGYPTYDAMIEDQSRLPTGERIDYAVIVTPNFVHFDPAMKLVKAGTRWIVTSGKLGEVRWADAYYLQGWLATRLETTGQMQASWRTDPKMAGASCCGGDIGTHAFMQLRFVTGLEVTSVRGMIETYLKGRQLDDHFTTYCELSNGGRALVRASQIAIGHKNDLGIEVNGEKGSLVWRQEDAERVTIRLPGEPDRDYWRGEVKGSDSFLGKLPEWVGTEPTIPSGHVEAFHDAYARLHRSFEADVRLYNEGKAFSSDGSKYANVHDGVMHMKFIEAAVRSAKNGSKKVKM
- a CDS encoding sugar phosphate isomerase/epimerase, whose product is MKLGVFMALFGGQPFEKALDYVRKSGLETVEIGVGNYPGSPHCPVDELLASKDKAAEWKKKITGRGLEISALSCHGNPLHPDPGFARKDIEVMHKAFKLAEVLGVKTVIGFSGCPGGGPKDTVPNWITCPWPPDFSDAVKWQWEEKLIPFWKKEAALAKDHGVRIAFEMHPGFCVYNTESMLRIRKECGPNIGANFDPSHLFWQGMDPLVSLKAIGKGVFHVHMKDCRIDGPNTAFKGVLDTMHYGNENERSWIFRTIGYGHGETFWRDFVSTLRVIGYDGALSIEHEDSLMSVNE